In the Necator americanus strain Aroian chromosome X, whole genome shotgun sequence genome, CTAGCGGCTTTCTTCTCACTTTACATCTGgattttaattcaaattttcgcAGTTTTGCTGTTGGTTAATCCAGTTTTCTGGAAGCTTTGATCTCGCTTTTTCTGCAAACATAAAACCCTTGAAATCATTTCGTTTTATTAAACGTTAGCGgaaaatcctgaaatgaaACACAggggcaagaaaaaaaaagaagatccgCCATGAAAGCATGAAGTTTGAGGTAAGACTAACTGACTGTTTTGTTTAGAACATATATTGTCAAACAAACGGGTAGCTCGGGGTTTTCGGGAACGGAAAATACGTTGATGCGCGAATTCTTTCTCGCGAATCCCTTCTTAGCAGCAACGGCTTGCGCTTTTTAAGCCTTACTTTGTTACTTTGATACACAATATAACTGATCAGAACCTTGCTCATGCTCTGCATCTATCTGTATGCTGATGAATATGCTCTTTCGTATATGATGCATAGTTTTGTTAtacttttatagttttttataGTTTGCAATAGTTTTGCTCACATGTCAATTAGAGCACCTGCAATTAAAGATTTCAACTGATTCGCTGTAGAAATGTAAATTTTCTGAACCTTACACATGTTTTAGGTCTCATAGCTAGTTCTGCTTCATTTCTTAAACAATGAACAACACTGGAATATACCTTCTTTCCAGGTTTCCTAATAACGCCTTGGTTTTCTGATCCCTCTTCGTTTGTACCAGGAAACTTTTTGATGTGTAAATGCACTGGTGACGTTGGTGAAGATGACATCGCGAGCCTTCCTACCTGCAAAGTTGCTGTTTttagcagcataccacaaaatcGTCTATGTTGGATATAGCGAAAAGATACGGTGAACGGTGCAGGTATGCTGTTTGAGCATACCAAGGGTATGGACGCGATCACGCGCACCTGCCAACGGGCACAGAACGACCAAGAGGTAGCAGTATGATGTCCCGCTGCCTATCCAGGAGGCTTATGAGCGTCGATAATAGCATCGAGCATCTCTTGACACCGTCGTAATCGCTACGGTAGCTtggttgctcctcttgtggTAAGTCTCGCTGACGCCTCGCCCACGCCACCTTTCCtgcccatttcgccgcgtctctTGCTCCTGGGATGCATTTCTTTAGCCGCATCTGCAGCTCTTACGATGTGCTTTGAGAATTGAACGAGAAGGAGAGTTTGTCTGGTTTCACTTGTTGTTTGAAACCCCAGATAAATTGCAGTTATAAGTTAATATAAGTGAAAGAGATTTGTTTAaatgatatgccatttagaaatgcaaGTGGAAATGTTTATTGTCTTATTTTGACTTCTTAGATGGAAACCGCTCATCCATCGCTGGGAATggaagagatgtttcaaaaaatgtcccataGATCCGTTTGATGctacatttcttcattttttctcgcaTTCTAGAATTTTCCGTTTGCTTATCTGGCtaggtaaaactggcatccaacgcaTAACTAGGGGCGAATGTTTAGCAGGCATATGTCGAGGATACAAAGGTCTCGGTTTTTCACCAATACCCCTAACCAGTCATAATAAAACGTGCAAACAAGTATTAAAATGTTTGACATGCActctataaaggataaagtgtctggcgctcGTAAATCCGCTTGGGTTGCGCCCCTACGTTCATTTCAACTGAGTATCGcttaaggtttacgaacgtgtaactggcctgtacaatgatttgcggtggctagccgatgtgtcaagtcagttttaatcctcccagacaagtctggtaccaattcatcggccgggagggatgaaaagcttggtgagcactacggcggattcgaGCCCCCGAATCGATCGGGCAGAAAGCGgagcctctaaccgctacattaCACCCGTCCCATGCACTCTATATAAACCTTATATCTGTATAAAATTTGCGGGATAGAATTGCTCAAACCGGGTTCATTCTGCAATAAACATAATAAGGACTGCAATAGAACATAATAAGCTTTTGGTTAAGTTCTTAATTGTAATCATTCAAGTTTTGTGAAGGTGTTGACGGAAATTACCTCGtataaatgcaaatattttgGGCATAA is a window encoding:
- a CDS encoding hypothetical protein (NECATOR_CHRX.G23122.T1); its protein translation is MRLKKCIPGARDAAKWAGKVAWARRQRDLPQEEQPSYRSDYDGVKRCSMLLSTLISLLDRQRDIILLPLGRSVPVGRCA